A single uncultured Methanolobus sp. DNA region contains:
- the folP gene encoding dihydropteroate synthase — translation MVVDVDICGLKVGDEHPVRLMGIINLSKESFYKGSVVSNDSLLDVAHKMIDEGATILDIGARSTWPMANPVISEEEELSRMIPALNLLNDNVDALISVDTVYANVAKESMKHGADIINDVSGFTTNPEMMDVVAEYDCPAVVMASEKVPGDPIGMDAIMQSLAYIISKADAKGIDTSKLILDPAVGKWIPEKDPIFDFETIDQFESLRVFGRPLLAAVSRKSCIDAVLHKPANERLYGSLAATAIVIHKGAHIVRTHDVAETKDVVEVAAAMRKRQPFVKEGDFEVTITDITHPDDAEYLMRSMKVTGSGAKVMKNKTVSKVVRVNNITTTEALIIKQEILARGGDAALERDAVSHETEKTDVLIIGTILQFEKLVHKLSFQARNLPLIAEMIAEALENDMDVEHGYLREL, via the coding sequence ATGGTTGTTGATGTAGACATATGCGGCTTGAAAGTTGGTGACGAGCATCCTGTAAGACTTATGGGTATCATCAACCTGAGCAAGGAGTCCTTTTACAAGGGTTCGGTTGTTAGTAATGATTCTCTTCTTGATGTTGCACACAAAATGATCGATGAAGGTGCAACTATACTTGATATTGGCGCCCGTTCAACATGGCCCATGGCAAATCCTGTTATCAGCGAGGAAGAAGAACTGAGTCGTATGATTCCTGCATTGAATCTACTGAATGACAACGTGGATGCACTCATTTCTGTAGATACGGTCTATGCAAACGTTGCTAAAGAATCCATGAAACATGGTGCAGACATCATCAATGACGTATCAGGCTTTACAACAAATCCAGAAATGATGGATGTTGTTGCTGAGTATGACTGTCCTGCTGTTGTTATGGCATCTGAAAAGGTACCCGGTGACCCTATTGGCATGGATGCGATTATGCAGTCACTTGCTTACATTATCAGCAAAGCAGATGCTAAAGGCATCGACACAAGCAAACTTATTCTTGACCCTGCGGTAGGTAAATGGATACCTGAAAAAGACCCGATATTTGATTTTGAGACCATAGACCAGTTTGAGAGTCTCAGGGTTTTTGGCAGACCGCTGCTTGCAGCAGTATCAAGAAAATCCTGCATCGATGCTGTGTTACACAAACCGGCAAACGAAAGACTTTACGGAAGCCTTGCTGCAACTGCAATTGTTATCCACAAGGGTGCTCACATTGTAAGAACCCACGATGTCGCTGAAACAAAGGATGTCGTTGAGGTGGCGGCTGCAATGAGAAAAAGACAGCCTTTTGTGAAAGAAGGCGACTTTGAAGTTACTATTACAGATATAACTCATCCGGATGATGCGGAATATCTCATGAGAAGTATGAAGGTCACAGGTTCCGGTGCAAAGGTCATGAAGAACAAGACCGTGAGCAAGGTAGTTCGTGTGAACAATATTACAACTACTGAGGCACTGATAATCAAGCAGGAAATCCTGGCAAGAGGAGGGGACGCTGCACTTGAACGTGATGCTGTGTCACACGAAACTGAAAAGACAGATGTGCTCATAATAGGAACCATATTACAATTTGAGAAACTTGTCCATAAGCTCTCATTCCAGGCACGCAACCTTCCGCTTATCGCAGAGATGATCGCGGAAGCGCTTGAAAATGATATGGATGTAGAGCATGGTTACCTGAGGGAACTATGA
- the folD gene encoding bifunctional methylenetetrahydrofolate dehydrogenase/methenyltetrahydrofolate cyclohydrolase FolD, protein MAEENYDSRKIDGRSLSKKVEEQVKQGVDKLKAEKGVTPGLATILVGEDPASKMYVRLKHKACERVGIHAEDQNMPESTTQEELMQKIQELNAREDIHGILLQLPLPKHLDDKSAMLAIDPAKDADGFHPYNMGKLLIGDEGLVPCTPKGVIRALEEYDVTIQGKHAVIVGHSNVVGKPMAAMLINRNATVSVCHVFTDDLKKFTLDADILVVGTGVMHLIKEDMVKEGAVIFDVGITEKEGKVYGDVDFDNVVKKASLITPVPGGVGPMTIAILMEHVLMAASNS, encoded by the coding sequence ATGGCAGAAGAGAACTACGATTCCAGGAAGATAGACGGCAGGAGCCTGTCAAAGAAAGTGGAAGAGCAGGTAAAGCAGGGAGTTGACAAGCTCAAGGCAGAGAAGGGTGTCACACCCGGACTTGCAACCATACTTGTTGGCGAAGACCCTGCGTCCAAAATGTATGTCCGCCTTAAGCACAAGGCATGTGAGAGAGTTGGCATACATGCAGAGGACCAGAATATGCCTGAGTCCACCACACAGGAAGAACTCATGCAGAAAATCCAGGAATTGAACGCAAGGGAAGATATCCACGGGATTCTTCTCCAGTTACCTCTTCCAAAACACCTTGATGATAAATCAGCAATGCTTGCAATAGACCCTGCAAAGGATGCAGACGGATTCCACCCATACAACATGGGTAAACTTCTCATCGGTGACGAAGGTCTTGTACCCTGTACTCCAAAAGGTGTGATAAGAGCACTGGAAGAGTATGATGTAACCATTCAAGGAAAACATGCAGTAATTGTTGGACACAGCAATGTTGTGGGAAAACCAATGGCTGCAATGCTTATCAACAGAAATGCAACGGTTTCTGTATGCCACGTTTTCACCGATGACCTGAAGAAGTTCACCCTTGATGCGGATATCCTTGTGGTCGGAACCGGTGTGATGCACCTCATTAAAGAAGATATGGTGAAGGAAGGTGCAGTAATCTTTGATGTTGGAATCACCGAGAAAGAAGGCAAGGTTTACGGTGATGTTGATTTCGATAATGTCGTGAAGAAAGCTTCACTGATAACCCCTGTTCCTGGAGGCGTTGGCCCAATGACCATTGCTATTCTCATGGAACACGTGCTTATGGCAGCTTCAAACAGCTGA
- a CDS encoding ATPase domain-containing protein codes for MERISTGIPDIDKRIQGGFPAGESYLLTGEPGTGKTIFGLHFLYNACIQGKKCAMLATEETPEKIVRHGKTVGLDIEPFVESKQLTMIRILEKRIEGMEDKYANIITNTTDPRNIKYIIPEDIEVVVIDNIGTFSIGEELNVFRDKLDTLIYLFSESKWTALIVMDATAHELSYRIAEYSTSGTIRLMIKENPYTGKMERFIYIPKMRDTEISLEILNYNITCQGIKLSSSKTNK; via the coding sequence ATGGAAAGGATATCAACCGGAATCCCAGACATCGATAAAAGAATACAGGGAGGATTTCCTGCAGGGGAATCCTATTTGTTGACAGGAGAGCCCGGCACAGGTAAGACAATATTTGGACTTCACTTCCTTTATAATGCATGCATACAAGGGAAGAAATGTGCAATGCTGGCAACAGAAGAGACGCCGGAAAAGATTGTACGCCATGGAAAAACGGTTGGTCTGGATATTGAACCCTTCGTAGAAAGCAAACAGCTTACAATGATACGCATACTTGAAAAGAGAATAGAGGGCATGGAAGATAAGTATGCAAACATTATCACGAATACTACTGATCCCCGCAATATCAAATATATTATTCCTGAAGATATCGAAGTAGTTGTTATTGATAACATAGGCACTTTTTCCATTGGGGAGGAATTGAATGTATTCAGGGATAAACTTGATACTCTCATTTACCTGTTCTCTGAATCAAAGTGGACTGCACTTATAGTAATGGATGCAACTGCACACGAACTCTCATACAGGATCGCAGAATATTCTACCAGCGGAACCATCCGGTTGATGATAAAAGAAAATCCATATACCGGGAAAATGGAAAGGTTCATCTATATTCCAAAAATGCGAGACACAGAAATATCACTGGAGATCTTAAACTACAACATAACATGTCAGGGAATCAAGCTTTCCTCATCAAAAACCAATAAATAA
- a CDS encoding transcriptional regulator: MTKDILINEIIDVLQQAGFMVSKRCNIRPRSFDLAARKGDVLIFCKVLYNIDGLNEETAREMKSLARYLGGTAVLIGAKTRDQMLEDSVVYMRYDIPAVNVQTLYDYFVEDVPPLVSAAPGGLYVSIDGDVLKEARKRTAMSLGALATELGVSRRTISKYEEGGMDASIDIVLQLEELLDVALAKSIDILQCFEKRISLETTKEKPVETQPDDGILGMLNALGYQVMSTSQAPFKAISKDTSDTLLTGVSTYSSAMIKRADLMSSISCVTMTKSVFIINGQIKSETVENTVLIEKSELDKLSGSEELAELIDERTKKHNINIEH; encoded by the coding sequence ATGACAAAAGACATCCTCATAAATGAGATTATTGATGTATTACAACAAGCAGGTTTTATGGTCTCAAAGCGATGCAACATTCGTCCACGGAGCTTTGACCTTGCAGCCAGGAAAGGGGATGTGCTCATCTTTTGTAAGGTATTGTATAATATTGATGGTCTGAATGAGGAAACTGCAAGGGAAATGAAAAGCCTTGCGCGCTATCTTGGAGGAACTGCAGTACTCATAGGTGCCAAGACCAGAGACCAGATGCTGGAAGACAGCGTGGTTTACATGCGTTATGACATTCCTGCGGTGAATGTCCAGACCCTTTATGATTATTTTGTTGAGGACGTACCGCCTCTTGTGTCCGCAGCTCCAGGTGGGCTCTATGTGTCAATCGACGGAGATGTGCTAAAAGAAGCACGTAAGAGAACCGCAATGTCGCTAGGAGCGCTTGCAACAGAACTTGGAGTCTCAAGGAGAACCATAAGCAAATATGAGGAAGGCGGAATGGATGCCTCAATTGATATTGTCCTTCAGCTTGAGGAGTTGCTTGACGTTGCACTTGCAAAGTCCATAGATATACTCCAGTGTTTTGAGAAACGTATCAGTCTGGAGACAACAAAGGAAAAGCCTGTTGAGACTCAACCTGACGATGGTATACTTGGAATGCTCAATGCTCTTGGATATCAGGTAATGTCCACAAGCCAGGCACCATTTAAAGCAATATCAAAGGACACTTCAGATACACTACTCACAGGCGTTAGCACATACAGCAGCGCAATGATAAAACGTGCAGATCTTATGAGCAGTATTTCCTGTGTTACAATGACAAAATCGGTCTTTATCATAAACGGACAGATCAAGTCAGAAACTGTCGAGAATACTGTCCTAATTGAAAAAAGCGAACTTGACAAGCTTTCAGGAAGTGAAGAGCTTGCTGAACTTATTGATGAGAGAACAAAGAAGCATAACATCAATATTGAGCACTAG
- the glyA gene encoding serine hydroxymethyltransferase, producing the protein MSYISEIDPDIAEALRLEANRQDYKLNLIASENYASRAVMEAQGSVMTNKYAEGYSGKRYYGGCEFVDIAEDLAIERAKKIFGAEHVNVQPHSGSGANMACYFSVIKPGDTIMSMDLTHGGHLSHGSPVNFAGQLYNIVPYGVDKETEALDYDALMAMAKEHKPRMIVCGASAYSRTLDFKAFRDIADEVGAYLLADIAHIAGLVAAGAHPSPVPYADFVTTTTHKTLRGPRGGMVMCREEYAKDLNRSVFPGIQGGPLMHIIAAKAVAFKEALGEKFKADQFQTVKNADVLAKELQARDFDIVSGGTDNHVMLLNLNKFDITGKEAEAGMSKAGIVLNKNTIPFETRSPFITSGIRIGTPAATTRGMKEDQMKEIAGFIAEVVNNLDNDSVLNSVNSDVEQMCSGFPVYK; encoded by the coding sequence ATGTCTTACATCTCAGAAATTGACCCGGATATTGCAGAAGCCTTAAGGCTTGAAGCAAACCGTCAGGATTACAAACTGAACCTGATCGCATCAGAGAACTATGCAAGCCGTGCTGTAATGGAAGCACAGGGCTCTGTCATGACAAACAAATACGCAGAAGGATACTCAGGAAAGCGTTACTATGGCGGCTGCGAATTTGTAGATATTGCAGAAGACCTTGCTATTGAGAGAGCAAAGAAGATCTTCGGTGCTGAGCACGTTAACGTGCAGCCACACTCAGGTTCCGGTGCTAACATGGCATGTTATTTCTCTGTTATCAAGCCAGGCGACACTATCATGTCAATGGACCTCACACACGGTGGTCACCTTTCACACGGAAGCCCTGTGAACTTTGCAGGACAGCTCTATAATATAGTACCATATGGTGTTGACAAGGAAACAGAGGCTCTTGATTACGATGCACTCATGGCAATGGCAAAGGAACACAAGCCACGGATGATCGTTTGTGGTGCTTCAGCATACTCAAGAACCCTTGACTTCAAGGCATTCAGGGACATTGCAGATGAAGTAGGAGCATACCTCCTTGCAGACATCGCACACATCGCAGGTCTTGTAGCTGCTGGTGCACACCCAAGCCCGGTACCATACGCTGACTTTGTCACAACCACAACCCACAAGACCCTCCGAGGTCCAAGGGGTGGAATGGTAATGTGCAGAGAAGAATACGCAAAAGACCTGAACAGATCAGTTTTCCCTGGTATTCAGGGTGGACCTCTCATGCACATCATCGCAGCTAAGGCTGTTGCATTCAAGGAAGCACTTGGAGAGAAGTTCAAGGCAGACCAGTTCCAGACAGTAAAGAACGCAGATGTCCTTGCAAAGGAACTTCAGGCAAGAGACTTTGACATCGTATCCGGTGGAACTGACAACCACGTAATGCTCCTTAACCTTAACAAGTTCGATATCACAGGAAAGGAAGCTGAAGCTGGAATGAGCAAGGCTGGAATTGTCCTTAACAAGAACACAATCCCATTCGAGACCAGAAGCCCATTCATCACAAGCGGAATAAGGATCGGTACACCTGCAGCAACAACAAGAGGAATGAAGGAAGACCAGATGAAGGAAATAGCAGGATTTATTGCAGAGGTAGTAAACAACCTCGACAATGATTCAGTCCTCAACAGCGTCAACTCAGATGTTGAACAGATGTGCAGCGGATTCCCTGTTTACAAGTAA
- the purN gene encoding phosphoribosylglycinamide formyltransferase — MTTNIAVLVSGRGSNLQSIIDNIENGYIKNAKISVVISDVGDAYALERARDHGITDVFVDPSDYPNKQEYEKEVMEVLKDNDVGLVLLAGYMRLVGKDLIAAYRNRIINIHPALLPSFKGLHAQQQAFDYGVKVSGCTVHFVDEGMDTGPIIIQKCVPVLDTDTADDLAARILEQEHKIYPEAVKLFVEGKLKVEGRIVVHT; from the coding sequence ATGACTACCAACATTGCAGTACTTGTTTCAGGAAGAGGATCGAATTTACAGTCCATTATAGATAATATCGAGAACGGATACATAAAGAACGCAAAGATATCCGTTGTTATCAGCGATGTTGGCGACGCGTATGCACTTGAGCGTGCACGCGATCATGGAATTACTGATGTGTTCGTTGACCCTTCAGATTATCCAAACAAACAGGAATATGAAAAAGAGGTAATGGAAGTACTGAAAGACAATGATGTCGGACTGGTACTCCTTGCAGGATACATGCGTCTTGTTGGTAAGGATCTGATTGCAGCATACCGAAACAGGATAATAAATATCCATCCTGCCTTGCTTCCTTCTTTTAAAGGACTTCATGCACAGCAGCAGGCTTTTGATTATGGCGTAAAGGTCAGTGGCTGCACTGTCCACTTCGTTGATGAAGGAATGGATACCGGACCTATAATTATACAGAAATGCGTACCTGTACTTGACACAGATACTGCTGATGACCTTGCAGCCCGTATACTTGAACAGGAGCATAAGATTTACCCTGAAGCTGTCAAACTCTTTGTTGAGGGTAAACTTAAAGTGGAAGGTCGAATTGTAGTACACACATAA
- a CDS encoding tRNA(Ile)(2)-agmatinylcytidine synthase: MSSDNSKMVIGIDDTDSREGMCTTYLCALLRDELSSFALILSEPILVRLNPTIPYKTRGNASVALFIECDDKERVIRHVTDKISSMSCLENENTNPGVVFVSEEQFDTVKNKLNSFYKRAVKEVITIDEAKELASELELEFKAFKNGRGLIGALSACGAMLDLEWDHTYEYLAYREKEEWGTRRSVDEKSLFEADKQTYPDTWDSVDLVNDMVVCVPHSGDPVLYGIRGKDAASVKKAVSFVVSEPVERVCIYRTNQGTDMHLISVSSISEIEEMHSYILEGEVISEPMTIRGGHTIFTLKDKAGDVIDCAAFEPTKNFRELVRKLIPGDKVTVYGSVTDNTINIEKIKITELASACEIRNPQCPSCGKRMKSAGSGQGYRCKKCGTSSEIPERTAIERDILPGFYEVPPCARRHLAKQLLRFENEDLPVFPGR; this comes from the coding sequence ATGAGTAGTGATAACAGTAAAATGGTCATTGGTATCGATGACACCGATTCCAGGGAAGGCATGTGCACCACATACCTGTGTGCTCTTTTACGGGATGAGCTTTCTTCTTTTGCCCTGATCCTGTCAGAACCAATACTTGTACGTCTCAATCCTACTATACCTTACAAGACCCGTGGAAATGCATCAGTAGCACTGTTCATTGAATGTGATGACAAAGAGAGGGTGATCAGGCACGTTACTGATAAAATATCCTCAATGTCATGTCTGGAAAATGAGAATACAAATCCCGGAGTTGTTTTTGTTTCAGAGGAACAGTTCGATACTGTAAAGAATAAACTAAATTCTTTTTACAAACGTGCTGTCAAAGAAGTTATCACAATAGATGAAGCAAAGGAGCTTGCTTCTGAGCTTGAACTTGAGTTCAAGGCTTTTAAGAATGGTCGCGGTCTTATTGGGGCTCTCTCTGCATGTGGAGCTATGCTTGATCTGGAATGGGACCACACTTATGAGTATCTGGCCTACCGGGAAAAAGAGGAATGGGGTACCAGACGTTCAGTTGACGAAAAATCTCTTTTTGAAGCCGACAAACAGACATATCCTGATACATGGGACTCGGTGGATCTGGTAAATGACATGGTAGTATGTGTTCCGCATTCAGGTGACCCGGTCCTTTACGGAATTAGAGGAAAGGATGCTGCCTCTGTAAAAAAAGCCGTTTCTTTTGTAGTTTCAGAACCAGTGGAACGTGTCTGTATCTATCGGACTAACCAGGGAACTGATATGCATTTGATATCTGTTTCATCAATTAGTGAAATTGAGGAAATGCATTCCTATATTCTGGAAGGTGAGGTCATTTCAGAGCCAATGACCATCAGGGGTGGACACACTATATTCACTTTGAAGGATAAAGCAGGTGATGTTATTGACTGCGCTGCCTTTGAACCAACAAAGAACTTCAGGGAGTTAGTGCGTAAATTGATTCCAGGTGATAAAGTGACTGTGTATGGTAGTGTTACTGATAATACCATCAACATTGAAAAGATAAAGATCACTGAACTGGCATCAGCTTGTGAAATTCGAAATCCTCAATGTCCTTCCTGTGGAAAGAGAATGAAATCCGCTGGTTCCGGTCAGGGTTACAGATGTAAGAAATGTGGCACCAGTTCAGAGATTCCTGAAAGAACAGCAATAGAAAGAGATATTCTGCCAGGCTTCTATGAAGTTCCACCATGTGCTAGGCGCCATCTTGCAAAACAACTCCTGCGCTTTGAAAATGAGGATCTGCCAGTTTTTCCTGGCAGGTAA
- a CDS encoding ATP-binding protein, whose protein sequence is MSAFERAFLNTKKIIDILPMLILFLDADGNISCVNKKILELTGYEEEHISGKKWFKLFLPVGYQTELRSYWDRFVSVEIDSVTNFEVPVICANGCKKYVLWNAASFIDDNGRFAGIAISGEDITYRRIAEKALLLDESRLEALVELNQHSDSTIEEILDFSLEKAVNLTESSIGYVGFVNEAEATFSMYSWSEITESGYEIKTVNMDCNIAEENLWGIIVKQRKPIISNNYPEDSPIKKGSPAGHVKVHNYLCIPILDSGNIVMIAGVGNKNGDYDSSDIRQITLLMEGTWKLIQRRENEEKIKSYAREVAENNRELESLDRMKDEFMANITHELKTPLIPIKGYSELLYEGHLGSLDEDQKKGIGVILQNADRLHKLIDSLLYMQNIRSGNIQYHLDSVDIVNVLDNVIDEMLTFKDKAAELKKEYSSPLPFICGNITYLEQVFSHILENALKFTPSDGLITVAVSHEKKDIRIIVRDTGIGISPEEMPHIFKRFYQVDGSLTRRYGGNGLGLYLCKSVVEAHGGSIRAVSEVGKGTEIHVLLPIIDE, encoded by the coding sequence ATGTCTGCATTTGAGAGAGCTTTTCTCAATACAAAAAAGATCATAGATATTCTTCCAATGCTCATCCTTTTCCTGGATGCTGACGGAAATATTTCGTGCGTCAACAAGAAGATCCTTGAACTCACAGGGTATGAAGAGGAGCACATATCCGGTAAAAAATGGTTTAAACTGTTTTTACCCGTGGGGTACCAGACAGAACTGCGCTCTTACTGGGACCGATTTGTATCAGTTGAGATCGATTCTGTCACAAATTTTGAAGTACCTGTTATATGTGCAAACGGCTGCAAAAAATATGTACTCTGGAATGCCGCTTCTTTTATTGATGACAATGGAAGATTTGCTGGTATCGCCATCTCAGGGGAGGATATTACATATAGGCGAATTGCAGAAAAAGCGCTCCTTCTGGATGAATCCAGGCTTGAGGCTCTTGTAGAACTAAATCAACACTCAGATTCTACAATAGAGGAGATCCTTGATTTCTCACTTGAAAAAGCAGTAAACCTTACTGAAAGCAGCATAGGTTATGTTGGTTTTGTCAATGAAGCTGAAGCAACATTTTCCATGTACTCATGGTCTGAAATAACCGAATCTGGTTATGAGATAAAAACGGTAAATATGGACTGTAATATAGCAGAAGAGAATCTGTGGGGTATTATCGTAAAGCAGCGCAAACCCATTATCTCAAACAATTACCCTGAAGATTCTCCTATCAAAAAAGGTTCTCCTGCAGGACATGTGAAAGTTCATAATTATCTCTGTATACCCATATTAGATTCAGGTAACATTGTCATGATAGCAGGCGTGGGTAATAAAAATGGAGACTATGACAGTTCTGATATCAGACAAATAACACTCCTCATGGAAGGTACCTGGAAGCTTATACAAAGAAGGGAAAATGAGGAAAAGATAAAATCCTATGCAAGGGAAGTTGCGGAAAACAACAGGGAACTGGAATCCCTTGACCGCATGAAAGACGAGTTCATGGCAAACATAACACACGAGCTCAAAACCCCGCTCATTCCTATTAAAGGATACAGTGAGCTCCTTTATGAAGGTCATCTGGGTTCACTGGATGAGGATCAGAAAAAAGGAATAGGTGTGATCCTTCAGAATGCTGACAGGTTGCACAAACTGATTGACTCTCTATTATATATGCAGAACATCCGTTCAGGAAACATACAGTATCATCTTGATTCAGTAGATATTGTAAACGTACTGGACAATGTGATAGATGAGATGCTGACCTTTAAAGATAAGGCTGCTGAACTGAAAAAAGAATACTCTTCTCCTTTGCCATTCATATGCGGCAATATTACCTATCTGGAGCAGGTCTTTTCCCACATACTTGAAAATGCTTTAAAATTCACTCCTTCTGATGGTTTGATCACAGTTGCAGTTTCTCATGAGAAAAAGGATATCCGCATCATTGTAAGGGATACAGGTATAGGGATCTCCCCCGAAGAAATGCCTCATATTTTCAAAAGATTCTATCAGGTAGATGGCTCCCTGACACGCCGCTACGGTGGAAATGGTCTTGGCCTCTATCTTTGTAAAAGTGTGGTGGAGGCTCATGGAGGTTCTATCCGTGCAGTCAGTGAGGTAGGCAAAGGTACTGAGATACATGTCCTTTTGCCAATTATAGACGAATAA
- a CDS encoding ATPase domain-containing protein — MARISSGVSDLDRRLQGGFPEGECILITGKPGTGKTIFGIQFLHSACLAGKKCVMLATEETPEKIVEHGQALGFDLQPFIENKQLTMVRFFEMRVMNMEEDADTFTYMNIDTLNNLAHIIEDDVNVIVVDNLGTFSIGVDLKTFKEELEVLSFLLSTQKRTSLMIMDAAAHEFTHNIAEYSTYGTIKLMFKENPYTGKMERFMFIPKMRGTKITLELINYDITEEGIKLFTPKMKR; from the coding sequence ATGGCAAGAATATCAAGTGGTGTCAGCGACCTTGACAGGAGATTACAGGGAGGGTTTCCCGAGGGAGAATGCATTCTCATCACAGGAAAACCCGGAACAGGAAAAACCATTTTTGGTATACAATTCCTGCATAGTGCATGCCTTGCTGGTAAGAAATGCGTAATGTTAGCAACAGAAGAAACACCGGAAAAGATAGTGGAGCATGGCCAGGCGCTCGGATTTGACCTGCAACCATTCATTGAAAATAAACAACTTACAATGGTGCGTTTCTTTGAAATGAGAGTCATGAACATGGAAGAGGATGCAGACACCTTCACCTACATGAACATTGACACACTGAACAACCTTGCACATATTATAGAGGATGATGTGAATGTAATTGTTGTTGACAACCTGGGAACATTTTCCATCGGAGTTGACCTTAAAACATTCAAGGAAGAACTTGAAGTACTCTCGTTCCTGCTTTCCACTCAAAAAAGGACATCTCTCATGATAATGGATGCCGCTGCACATGAGTTCACGCATAACATAGCCGAATATTCCACATACGGAACCATCAAACTGATGTTCAAAGAAAACCCTTATACCGGTAAAATGGAAAGGTTCATGTTCATTCCTAAGATGAGAGGAACGAAGATCACTCTTGAACTGATAAATTATGATATTACTGAAGAAGGAATAAAACTATTCACACCAAAAATGAAAAGATGA
- a CDS encoding NAD+ synthase: MDISKAKDNIVEFIRDKTTEAGVKGAVVGLSGGIDSALTAYLTVEALGKENVLGIHMPELTLTPAEDVLDATEVAERLGIEFKTVDISEILSGYLNSIPEGSESNSQANGNLKARIRMSVLYYYANIMSRMVMGTGNKTEILLGYFTKYGDGGVDLEPIGDLYKTEVREMSKLMGVPEDVITKAPSARLWENQTDEDELGITYELVDRFLALLLEGETPQVAQNTLGMSVTQRDSVLRRINANLHKQKAAPIAELKSLR, translated from the coding sequence ATGGATATTTCAAAAGCTAAAGACAACATCGTTGAGTTCATAAGAGATAAAACAACAGAAGCCGGTGTAAAAGGTGCGGTTGTAGGTCTTAGCGGAGGAATTGATTCAGCACTTACTGCATACCTGACAGTCGAAGCGCTTGGAAAAGAGAATGTCCTTGGCATACACATGCCTGAACTCACTCTGACACCTGCCGAGGATGTACTGGATGCAACTGAAGTTGCAGAGAGACTGGGAATCGAATTCAAGACTGTTGATATTTCAGAAATACTTTCAGGATATCTTAACTCCATTCCCGAAGGTTCCGAGTCAAATTCACAGGCCAATGGTAACCTCAAAGCCAGGATAAGAATGTCAGTTCTCTATTATTATGCCAACATCATGTCCAGAATGGTCATGGGAACCGGCAACAAGACCGAAATTCTTCTAGGATACTTCACAAAATACGGTGATGGAGGAGTTGACCTTGAACCAATAGGCGACCTTTACAAAACAGAGGTAAGGGAAATGTCAAAACTCATGGGAGTTCCTGAAGATGTCATCACCAAAGCGCCTTCTGCAAGACTCTGGGAAAACCAGACAGATGAAGACGAACTAGGAATTACCTATGAACTGGTTGACAGGTTCCTTGCACTGTTACTAGAGGGAGAAACACCTCAGGTAGCCCAGAACACTCTTGGGATGAGCGTTACCCAAAGGGATTCTGTTCTGAGAAGGATAAATGCAAACCTGCATAAACAAAAAGCTGCGCCAATAGCAGAGCTAAAATCACTAAGATAA